In uncultured Campylobacter sp., the DNA window CTTGGGAAACGAGGCTTAGCAAAATCTTTATTGAAGAAAAGCTTTCTGCCGTCAACTTCTACTAGAAAGTCTCCGCTGCCACCAGTGGCCAACTCGACAACTGCATCCTTATAGACGCTTGTTATTTCATCTCTCACACGGAGAGCTTGCGGTCTATAAGATCAAGAATTACAATAAGTAATTACAACCTTCATCTTTATTCCTTTCTAAAAAAGTACCGCATTGTAGCAGATCTAGCTTAAATTTTAATATAAAGGCTCAATTTCGCGCGCCTGCATTTAAAATTTATGGGCGAAATTTCGCCGTTTGCAAAGCTTGGAATTTCGCTGCCGCGGGCTTAAGGCTAGTCTTCAAATTTTAAAATTTCATCGTAGCAGAGATAAAAATCGCAGCCATGCGCGTGGAATTTCTTATCGCCGTGAAAGTGTCCGAAATACCATCGCGCGGGCCTTACGAGCTCAAAGATACGCTCCAAATACTCAGACGTTTTATCGGGGGTACTTTTGCCGCACCAAAGGTATTCTTTTAAAAATTTCATCGCAAACCACGGCGCCGTGTGGCTCAGCACCGCATCGATCCGCCCGCCCGCAGCGATGAAATCGCGCGCATTTTGCATAGCACAAGCAAACTCCTCCTCGCTTGGAATCTCGCGCGCCCACCAGCTAAGCCCCGGTATCCGATGTGCTTTATCGACGCTAAGCGCGCCGCCGAAGCACAAAAATCGTCGCCCCGCAATCTCGTAAATTTCGCCACGCCGCAGCCAAAAAATATTCTCGCCGCCCACGCCCACGGTGCCGCCAAATTTCCTCTCGCGCGGCAGCTGATCCAACATATAGAAATTTTCGTGATTGCCATCTATGAAAAGAAGCGTGGCGGGGAAATATCTTTCTATATTTTTGCGCGCCATAAACTCATCTATACGCTCGCTCCAAAACAGCCCAAAATCCCCGAGCACAATGACAAAATCATCGGCGCTAAGCCCACCCGCAAAGGCCTTGTTCGTTATTTTGCCGATCTCGTTTATTCCGTGCGTATCGCCACAAAGATATATCATATTCCTCTCCTTTAATCTGGCTCGCCGCGGCTTTGCCGCAGCCCGTGAGAATGAAATTTGAAGCGCTAAATTTTACGCGGCACACGCGTCACAAAATCCGACTAGCGTTCCGAGCCGCAACCGCACAAATTTAATCCAAATTAAAAGCGTAAATTTAGGCGACGAAATTCAAGTAAGCACAAACGCCAAGTTCGCCGTCGCGAAAATTTAAAGCCGCGGTTTTCAATTTTAAATTTCGCAGTGCAGATCTAAGCGGCAAAATCCAAGCAAACGCGACCCCCTTTGCTACCGCTAAATTTTAAATTTAGCAACTAACTGCGTAAATTTAGCGGCGGATTGTGCAATTTCCACAAAGAGCTTTGTAAATTTCAACAAACTTTGTAAATTTTACGGCGAGCCACCTAAATTTAAAGATTAAATTTAAAGCCTGCCGCGCAATTTCGTCGCCAGCGCTGCGCCGATTTTTTCGTAGCCCTCTTTTTGCAAGTGGATTTCGTCGGGGCGAATAAGCCCGCGCTCGCGCCAGCCGCGCCAGCCGCCATCCTCATCCATAAGACCGGCTATGTCGTAAAACATCGCCCCTTCGTCTCGCGCTAGATGCGCTAGCACCTCCGCAGCGCGTGAGGCGTTTGGCACTTTAGGGCTTCGCGGCGGTGCTACGAGCAGGATTTTTGCACCGGGAGCTGCAGAGCGGACGGAGCGAAGCAGCCCACGGACGCTTTGGTAGAATTTTTGCTCGTCGAATTTCGGATCCATCGCATCGTTTGTGCCGTAAGCGATAACTACGAGATTGTATCTAAGTCCCGAAAAATCCCTACCAAAGGCATCTGCGCCCCATTTTTCGTAGAGGTTGCTAAACGCGCCGTTGCTCGCGCAAGAGTCTGCAAAGCGCGCGTTTTTGCGGTAAATTTTATATCCTCCAAGTTCTGCCCCATCACGTAGCGATCGAATTTCGATCGGAAATCTAAGTCGCAGCTTAGAATACTCCCATTTCTGCGGCACTTCTTGTGAAATATACGCGCTTAGCCCGCTTGCATCGCGCACGCGAAAAATCTCGCCACCCTGATCCGATTTATGTAAAATTTCGACGTAAAAATCGCCGCTAAGTTGCTTTAGCTCCAGTCGCACATTAGCGCCCTTTTTGCCGGTAGCGATCACTCCGCATAACGGGAAATCGGGGTCTTGCTCGGTGCGGGATGAGATTACATTAAAGCCGCTTTGCTTAAATTCTATATTTTCGCTTTTGTGGTATTTAGGCATCATTGCAGGCACGAAGCCGACGCTGTTTTGCACGAAAAAGCCGTGCCTGAAAGCATCTATCAGCGCGTCGCTTCCTAAATGCGAATCGCCAAAAAATTTCACTCCAAAGCCCGCAGAGCTTTTTGCGTTTGCGGAATTTATGCCGCGAACGCCTGCGTTTGCCGCGCATCCGCTTAATAATGCGGCAAATAAAATCACTATAAATTTACTCAACTTCAATCCTTGATAAAATTTCTTTCGCTACCGCTTCGCAACCCTCTTTGCTCATATGAATGCCGTCGTCTTGGCGCACGCGCACGAGCTTCGAGCCGCTTTGCAGATAGGTTTTATAGACGCCTTTTTCGCACACCAGCGGGGTTGTTTGCATAAAATACCCGCCAAGCGCCATGCTGGCGTCTGCATATATTTGATTTAGCAGCTGCGTTTTCTCCTCAAAATCTGGCTTTTGCATACACGGCATTGCCAGCCACAGCACTCCCGCACCGTGCGAGTGCGCTGTATCGTAGATCTCGCGCACTCTTGAGGCGTAAAACTCCCGCCAGCGCGGCGTTTTAATGCCGTAGGTCTTGCCGCCCGCGCGGTACTCCCAGACGTCATTGGCGCCCAGCAGCACGACTACGAGCTTAACGCCGCCATTCTCTCTAAGCGCAGTATCGAGCGTCTTTTGCCAGTCGAAAGATTTCTTACTCGCAAGCCCCGTAGATTGCTTGCTAAGATCGATCACCCTCAGGCTTCGCTTCGGGAAAAATTTCTTAGCGTTCATCCCCACGTATTGCATCAGACTATCGCCCATAAAAAGCACCTCATCGCCTGCATTTAGGCGGATTTTGCCATCGTCGCTAAGCGAAATTTTAGCATCAATCTCCACGGAACTTTGCGTCGTTAAATTCTGCTCCAAAGCCTGCGGAGCGGGAAGTTGCGAAGCGTAATTTTCGCCGCTTTGCAAGGTTGCGCTTGCCGTGACGGTATTTTGCGACTCAGCGGAGCTGCGCGGCACAGAGCTTGTTGTAGTCTGGCTTTGTGACACGGAATTTTGCGAAGTAGAATTTTGAGGGATGGAATTTTGTGCGTAAGGCTCCTGCGCAGAATCGCGCGTCTTTGAATGATGCATAGAATTATTTAAAGCTGAATTCTTCGTGGCATGGGCTTGCGGCTTGCTATCTTGCGGTTTAACGCTTTGCGAAGTATCGTGATCTCGCGCCCTCGTGCTTTGCAAAGCTTGATTTTCCGCTATACGATCTTGCGTAGGCTTTTTAAAATTTTTGCTTCCGCTATGCGGACTTGCGTCCTCATCCTTGCTAATGTCCTCACCTTTGATGCGCTGCTCAAGCTTATCTGCGACATTTGCAATTTTTTCGTAGATCTCTCCGCCTACGCGAAACGGCGAGCGGCGCAGCCATTCTTCCAGCCCAAAATCATCGTGAAATCGCTGCTCCAAATAATAAAGCAGCGAGCCTTGCATAAAAAATGCTGAGAAAAGCAGCGCAAAAAGCATAGTCGAAACAAACCTAAGCATCTAAAATCCTGCGTAGATGAAATTTGGAATTCCGCTTGGCATCAGCGCAAAAATCAGCGTGAAGATCACGCCGAGCGCGAGAGCTTTAGGCAAAAACGGCAGCTCGGCAAAAAGCGCGATCACAGTATCTTTAAGAGCAGAGATTTTAGGATAAACAAAAATCCCTGCTAAAATCACCGCAAGCACTGCTAGCTCGCTAATATCTCCGAAAGCTCGTGCGCGGGTAAAAGCGCTCAAAATCGCCGCCGCATCTGGCAGGGAATTGGCGAAAAAAATCCAAGCGAAACTTACAAAAATATAGGTGCAAAATAGCGCCAAATGCGGATTTAGCGGCTTTACGCCCACTTTGGCAAGACATTTTAAAAACACAAGCGCCACTCCGTGCAAAAGCCCCCAAATCAAAAAATTTAATCCCGCGCCGTGCCATATGCCCGAGAGCGCAAACGCGATTAGCAAATTTACGCAGGTACGTGCAAAGCCATTGCGCGAGCCGCCAAGCGGAATATAAATATAATCGCGTATAAACGTAGATAAGCTGATATGCCAGCGATCCCAAAACTCGCCTAAATTCTTAGCCGCGTAGGGCATATTAAAATTCTGCGGCAACTTAAAGCCCATCGCAAGCCCAAGAGCCCGCGCCATATCGATAAAGCCGCTAAAATTCGTATAAAGCACCACGCCGTAAAGCAGCAGTGCAGCTAGAATTTGCGCCGCGGAGGACTCAGGCTCGTCGCCGTAAACGCCCGAAATCACATCGCTATAATACGCGCCCAAATAGCCGCTAATAAGTAGCAGCTTAACTAAGGCAAAAATTATAAGCACATAAATTTCATCGGCATTGCCAAAGTGCTTGAAGCGATCAAACTGTGGCAGCACTGGCTCTACGCCCTTGGCGGCGCTAGCGCGTCCGATAGGACCCATCACGACGCTAGGAAAAAACGCTAAAAAGCACGCCAAACTCAAAAAGCCCTGCTCGCCGCATTCGCGCCTATAAACCGAGACAAAATAGGTGATCGACATAAAAACATAATATGAAATTCCAAGCGGAAACGCCACGCTATCGACGGCACCTAGGTGCAGCGCGGCAAGCGCGGCATTGAAAAACTCCCTGACGTAGCCGTAATATTTAAAAAATGCGAGAAAAAATAAGCCGCCAGCAACTGCCGCAAGCATCACTGCACGTGCCTTCGCAGTTGGTAACGGAATCTGCTTCGCTAGCCCCGCTTTTTGCATCTGCTTTGCTATGCCGGCTTGTTTTGTTGCGCTCATCTGCTTGGCTGCCGCTTTACGCGAGAGCTTTTTCTTGTGCGAAGACTGCTTTGCGGACGGTATGGCTTTCGCGACTACGCGATTAGCGCGCGCGATACACGCACCTGCAAAATATACGAAAGCACTATAGGCCGCAAGCACCAGCGCAAAGCGCGGATTTACGGAGCACATAAAGCCGTAGCTTGCCAGCAGGATCAGAATTTTTTGCGCGAAAATATGATTTTTGAGCGTCCAATAAACGATTAAAAACGCTAAAAAAGTAAGGACAAACTCAGGCGAAAAAAATGTCATTCAATCTTTCCAATTTAAATTTTTAAAGCTCTTGCGGGCTTTTAAACACTCGCAGCGTGAGATTTATACGAAGCGAAAAAGCCAAAAACTTTTTTTAATCGCTTGCAGCGCAATATTTTATGCGCAGGCACGGCGGTAGTCACGGCGTTGCGTCGCCAAACACGCTAATAAATTTAGCGTCCAAATCCTTAGATTCACGGACAGCTTGCAGCAAGCCCTTGCCACGTGAGCAAAATTCCGCCACAATGGCAAAATTTGAAACGCAAATAAGGGCTCGACGCACAAATAAAATTTTTAAACGCGCTGAGTGCTTTGCCATCAAATTCCCACGAAACCTCGCAAACGCAGTCTCGCAAATTCTACCCGCAGGATTTCAAAATAAGCGCCTTGGAATCATGCCATATAAATTAAACGCGATGCCGCTAAAATCCTACAAAATAAAATGAGCCACACTTCATCACAACTATGAGGGCCAAAATTCTACAAAATAAAATCTAAAAGCCAAAAATTTTGCAGCGATAATAAAATTCTGCCCGTTAAAATCTATCGCGCGAAATTACTAAGTAAATCTCACTTTAAGGCGTGATAGAAACCATCTAAAAGCTGCGCCTTATGAGCCAAAATCATAGCTTTTAATTTTTACCGCAAATTGCAGGCCTGCGCCTCCATAAAGGCTCTTTTAATTTTATGGTAACGCAAACGCGCCTTGCGCTAGCCTCGCTCTTTAGTGTAAAACACAAGTTAAAATCAACGAGTTTCGCGTCGTAAATTTTGGCTCTAACTCGAATTTAATGCAGCTACACAGATTTTAGTTTGAGCTGAAATTTAACGTAGCAGAGCCGAATCTCGCTTCGTAACCCAGCCATTCTAACGAGATAATGTAAATTTTAATTTGCAATTTAAAATTTCTAGCGCAAAGATACCAGCACTTTGGCTCGCGTTTTGCAATTCTAATCTAGCGGCGCGTAAAATTGCAAATTTCAGCGTTTTTTATTCGGCTGGCTAGGTTTGTGCGCGCAAGAACTGATTTGCGAAAATTTTAAAATTTTATCGCTTGCCTCAGCCCGCCTTCAGGGCAATCGCGATAAAATTTATGCTCCGCACCTCAAGCAAGCGAGCAGTTGCGATGAAATTCCAAGCTAGCAGTCGAGATGAAATTTTACGTCGCATTTTAAAAAAATCCCGCGCCCACCCAACCGAAAAAGCCGTAAATCCTGCACTAAATTTCATATTGCTGCATTACTTAGCGGCTATCAAATATGCTTGACAAGCAGACGCGTAGAAATCTCTCACCGTCCTTTCATGCTCGTTCGAAGTAAATTTCGCACAGATATTTTAACGGTCCATGCTCGAAATAAACGTTCCACATAATTCTATCGCAAAACGGCTGCAGGACGGGAATTTGCCCGGCAGCAAAGTCTTTTTATTGCGCGAAATTTACCCCTCTGCGCGGATGATCCTAACCGCTTCGACCATATTTTTTAGGCTCGGCTCCACCTCTTCCCATTTGCGAGTTTTTAGGCCGCAGTCCGGGTTGATCCACAGCTGCTCTTTCGGAAGCACCTCAAGCAGCGCGCGGATCTGGCTTACGAGCTCATGTACGCTAGGAATTCGCGGGCTATGGATGTCGTAAACGCCCGGACCGACCTCTTGCTTATAGCCGACCGATTTGAAAACTCGAAGCAGCTCGTTGCCACTGCGAGCGGTCTCGATGCTGATGACGTCGGCATCCATCGCCTCGATCGTTTTGATTATGTCGTTGAACTCCGAATAGCACATATGGGTATGGATCTGCGTGTGAGCACTTGCGGCGCTGACAGCGAGCTTAAAAGCACTAACGGCGAATTTTTCATACGCAGGGATAT includes these proteins:
- a CDS encoding SelT/SelW/SelH family (seleno)protein produces the protein MKVVITYCNSUSYRPQALRVRDEITSVYKDAVVELATGGSGDFLVEVDGRKLFFNKDFAKPRFPSEGEILNLIKVAA
- a CDS encoding metallophosphoesterase; the encoded protein is MIYLCGDTHGINEIGKITNKAFAGGLSADDFVIVLGDFGLFWSERIDEFMARKNIERYFPATLLFIDGNHENFYMLDQLPRERKFGGTVGVGGENIFWLRRGEIYEIAGRRFLCFGGALSVDKAHRIPGLSWWAREIPSEEEFACAMQNARDFIAAGGRIDAVLSHTAPWFAMKFLKEYLWCGKSTPDKTSEYLERIFELVRPARWYFGHFHGDKKFHAHGCDFYLCYDEILKFED
- a CDS encoding GDSL-type esterase/lipase family protein, which produces MSKFIVILFAALLSGCAANAGVRGINSANAKSSAGFGVKFFGDSHLGSDALIDAFRHGFFVQNSVGFVPAMMPKYHKSENIEFKQSGFNVISSRTEQDPDFPLCGVIATGKKGANVRLELKQLSGDFYVEILHKSDQGGEIFRVRDASGLSAYISQEVPQKWEYSKLRLRFPIEIRSLRDGAELGGYKIYRKNARFADSCASNGAFSNLYEKWGADAFGRDFSGLRYNLVVIAYGTNDAMDPKFDEQKFYQSVRGLLRSVRSAAPGAKILLVAPPRSPKVPNASRAAEVLAHLARDEGAMFYDIAGLMDEDGGWRGWRERGLIRPDEIHLQKEGYEKIGAALATKLRGRL
- a CDS encoding DUF459 domain-containing protein translates to MLRFVSTMLFALLFSAFFMQGSLLYYLEQRFHDDFGLEEWLRRSPFRVGGEIYEKIANVADKLEQRIKGEDISKDEDASPHSGSKNFKKPTQDRIAENQALQSTRARDHDTSQSVKPQDSKPQAHATKNSALNNSMHHSKTRDSAQEPYAQNSIPQNSTSQNSVSQSQTTTSSVPRSSAESQNTVTASATLQSGENYASQLPAPQALEQNLTTQSSVEIDAKISLSDDGKIRLNAGDEVLFMGDSLMQYVGMNAKKFFPKRSLRVIDLSKQSTGLASKKSFDWQKTLDTALRENGGVKLVVVLLGANDVWEYRAGGKTYGIKTPRWREFYASRVREIYDTAHSHGAGVLWLAMPCMQKPDFEEKTQLLNQIYADASMALGGYFMQTTPLVCEKGVYKTYLQSGSKLVRVRQDDGIHMSKEGCEAVAKEILSRIEVE
- a CDS encoding MBOAT family O-acyltransferase, which produces MTFFSPEFVLTFLAFLIVYWTLKNHIFAQKILILLASYGFMCSVNPRFALVLAAYSAFVYFAGACIARANRVVAKAIPSAKQSSHKKKLSRKAAAKQMSATKQAGIAKQMQKAGLAKQIPLPTAKARAVMLAAVAGGLFFLAFFKYYGYVREFFNAALAALHLGAVDSVAFPLGISYYVFMSITYFVSVYRRECGEQGFLSLACFLAFFPSVVMGPIGRASAAKGVEPVLPQFDRFKHFGNADEIYVLIIFALVKLLLISGYLGAYYSDVISGVYGDEPESSAAQILAALLLYGVVLYTNFSGFIDMARALGLAMGFKLPQNFNMPYAAKNLGEFWDRWHISLSTFIRDYIYIPLGGSRNGFARTCVNLLIAFALSGIWHGAGLNFLIWGLLHGVALVFLKCLAKVGVKPLNPHLALFCTYIFVSFAWIFFANSLPDAAAILSAFTRARAFGDISELAVLAVILAGIFVYPKISALKDTVIALFAELPFLPKALALGVIFTLIFALMPSGIPNFIYAGF